Below is a window of Candidatus Dependentiae bacterium DNA.
TCCGTTCATATTTTCAAGCAGTTATAATGATTCTGGCAATCCTAATATTGCTTATTTTTCTCATTATTCCTCGCCCACCTTTATTGGCGCCCATTTAAAAATGCTTCTCGACCCTAACACGAAAAAGGTTATTGATAGAAAAACACAAATTATGCTTTCTTTACCAGCCTTGTGCTCGTTAGTCATATTCGCTTGGCTATCAATAAAACTTCTTCATTTGCTCTTTAACGCGTTCTAATAAATGCCTAATTGTCTCTAATCGAGTTTTTTATTTTGCTAAAACTGTAAATTCTGTTTACTCTAATTACAACTTTAAAGTATCTGCTGCTTAGGGAATACAAAAAAATATGCATGCAAAAATATTTTCAGCTACAACGATTGGTATTGAAGCGCATCTGGTTGAAGTAGAGGTCGATCTTTCGTACGGCATGCTCCAATTTTTTATTGTAGGCCTGCCCGATACTGCTATTAAAGAAAGTCGTCAACGTATTGCAACTGCCATAAAAAATAGCGGTATTCGTTTGCCGGAACGAAAAATTACGGTAAATTTAGCCCCCGCCGATTTAAAAAAAGAAGGAACGCTTTTTGATCTACCGATTGCTATTGGAATTCTGGCCGCGGCGCAATTAATTAAAATTGAATCTGCATTCTTGCACGAGACTCTTATTATTGGAGAACTTTCGCTGGATGGCACGATTCGTTCCATAAAAGGTGCTTTGCCTATCGCTTTTGATGCGCAAATATTAGGAAAAAAAAGATTAGTCGTTCCAAAAGAAAATGCGCACGAAGCGGCGCTTATTAATGGCGTGGAAGTAATTGGTGTTTCAAATCTTGTAGAAATAATCTCGTTTCTCAGGGGCGAATTATCGATCCCGCCAACCAAAACTTCTTATATTCCAAAAAATATAATTTCTGCTGATTTAGATTTTGGGCAAGTAAAAGGCCAACATCAAGCAAAACGCGCTTTGCAAATTTGTGCTGCGGGCCGGCATAATATTTTATTTATAGGCCCTCCAGGTTCCGGAAAAACGATGCTTGCAAAACGACTGCCCTCAATTATGCCTCCTTTATCGTTTCAAGAAATTTTAGAAACCACCAAAGTTTATTCGGTAAGCGGTAAATTGCAAAAACAATTGATTACCGAGCGTCCGTTTCGTAATCCGCATCATACCATTTCGCAAGCGGGGCTCGTAGGCGGCGGTTCTTTTCCGCAACCGGGCGAAATAAGTTTAACGCACAACGGCATTCTCTTTTTAGATGAACTTACCGAATTTAAACGCACAACGCTTGAAGTGCTTCGCCAACCACTAGAAAATAAATCGGTCTGCATCTCACGCGCAAATCAAAGCGTCACTTTTCCAGCATCTTTTTTACTTATTGCGGCACTCAATCCTTGCCCGTGCGGATTTCTTGGCGATGCAAAACGGAATTGCCACTGTTCGCGCACCGCAATTGAACATTATTTAGCTAAATTATCGGGCCCGCTTTTGGATCGCATCGATTTGCAAATTAATGTGCCTTCTCTTGATTACGATACCCTCAAGAAAACTGACGCGCCAGCTCTTACTTCGGCAGAACTTTTTGCTGGCGTACAAAACGCACTCGATGCGCAAGCAAAACGATTTGGCAATCAGCATGAATTTAATAGCAACATGAATTCGCAGCAGATTGATGCATTTTGTGTTTTAACTCCCGATGCGGAGCATCTGATAAAGCAAGCTTTTGAGAAACTTCATTTAAGCATGCGCGGATATCATAAAATATTAAAAGTTGCGCGCACCATCGCAGATATTGAAAACTCTTTAATAATCGAAATGCCTCACATTCGTGAAGCGATCTTTTATCGCTCACTTGATGCAACGCTAGAAAAAATGCGCTCATGATCCTTGGCCTTGGTATCGATTCGGCAGAAATCGAACGATTTATACATTGGCATAGGTTTACCGAGCAGCAACTGCTCAAATTTTTTAGCCAGCATGAAATCGATTATTGTAAAGCAATCCCCGCAAAAAGTGCTGAACGATTTGCCGCCCGATTTGCAGCAAAAGAAGCGCTGTTCAAAGCGCTTTCAAATCTTATCCCCGAAAAGCCACTTTTGCTCCTGGCCGTCGCTAAAAAATCTGAAATTTACCAAGGAATTCATGGTGCGCCAATAATTCGGATCGATTGGCCCTTCTTTATATCAACATTCTTCCCACAGCTCAAAACGGCACCAGTTGCTCATATAAGCATCACGCATACGCGCACAATCGCTACAGTTTGTATAATTTTAGAGAGTAAATAGGTTTAACCTGTTGACAAAGAACAAAAAAAGCGTACTATTACCAGTACAAAAGCGCATTTCAATAAGATATTGCAAATAAGCGTTTTGAAAATTGAAAAACAAGTTTGACGCGGGGTAGAGCAGCCTGGTAGCTCGTTGGGCTCATAACCCAAAGGTCGCTGGTTCGAATCCAGCCCCCGCCACCAATTTATGCTCCAAAAAAGCTAATTCTGGCCCGGCCCTTTCTTAACGAATCGTCTTCTCTTCCTCAATTTTTATGTGTTCATATTTTTTTATTTCATTCGTAGGATTACGACTTTCTTTATTACTATCGCTATTAACATGATTTTTCAGCACCTTTTTGATTAAAAAAGTGCCCTCGTTTTCATTACTCTTTTTTAAGGAATCTTCTTTCTTGATAACTATATTTATCTATTTAGCCCTGCGCCGCTTTTTTTAGATCGGCCAGAGTTTCTCGATAGCCTGATTTGTCAGCTATCAACCAATTTCACATTTGTCATTTATTTAAAAAAGTAGCCAGTTTGACATAGTTTTTTAATTCAATTATTATGAATAGAGCATGCGTATATTGGTGTTTTCCGTTAGGCCGAGCCTTTTAACTTAAGTTTCAAATGTTGGTTATATTCTTTTCTTTAGCATTATTATTTGAGCTTTGCGCTCTTCCGATGAATAACACCCAAGATTCTATCACGAACTTGCCCTTGCCAAGTGAACTTAATTAATATCAATTATTTATTTATATGGGGTTATTTATGAACTTTTTATTATTGATATGTGCATTCATCATGCATTTTTCTATTTTTTCTATGGAAAATCCAGACAACAACAATCAATCTGCCAATGATGGATCGGCGATCATCAAAAAGTTAGATGGTCACCCAGCGATCGTTGATAAGATATTTCAATATGTCCAAGCCGCACGAATCAGAGAGCTTAATGGTTTTAAAGCATTAAAACCAAAAAATGAAAATGTTCTATTTTGCGATGAAGATGAAAATCCTATCGCGATTGATCCTGTTCTTATTTTTGGCGGAATACAAACAAGCGGAGATAAGCAGATTCTTATTGCTCCCAATAAGACTATTCCGGGATTTCGTGTAAAAACCGAAGGAACTCCCAAGAAAATAAACGCGTTGCAGCAGGAAAATTACTCTATACAATTCGAAACTAAACCATCGAGCAAAGCATCGCCACAAGCAAGGGTAATTAAAACACTGGATGATAAAAAAGAAACACTTTATTCGCCAAAATCATCAATCGTTATTAATAACAATAACCCGCTAGCAAATCTTTTTGCTCGAGTTGCTCCTGCAACTACGCAGCCAGCTGCGCGCAGTCTTTTTTCGAATGGTAAGCCAAAAAGCGTTGGTCTCAAGACATTCGGAAATGGCCGCTTCGTTTATATGGGCAATGATCACGTATTTGATCACCTCACCCATCAAATAGCTATTCTTCCGGAAAAAACAAATCTATCATCGGTTATATATTTCACGCCGACTATTTTGGAATCGGCTCCGACGAATAAATTGGCGAATATTGAATCTGCAAAAAAAGCATAAAAAAAATTAAATCTTTGTTTTGAAACTACAGGATTATTATGAATATTCTATTTTTAGCCTTTGTAACTTTCTCATTTTCTACCCTATGTATGGAAAATGGTTCTAAGAAAATCGTTAAAACATACCAGGGACATGCGCGCCTGCATAATGTAGACCTGAATAAGAGTGAAGCTACGACGCTAGAAACAAACGCTCAAAATTCAACTTGCGCATACGTACCTAAAAAAACAAAAGCTCCAAAACATGTAACTTTTGGATTAGTGAAAGTTATTGCTGATCAAGATAATAAGAACATAGTTTCTGAAGTAAAAAAAGATGATAAATGGGTTCACTTTGATGACGAAGTGAGCGTTGCGGCACATTTATTAAAACCTAAGCCTGCGTTCAGAATTCAGAAAAAAGTTACATTTATCCCTCAAGGGTTGAAGTTCGAGAGAGATCAAGACGGAAAACTCCAAAAACAGGACGGATGCTTCATCGTAAAAGAACCTAAGTCTGGCAAAACTCACCTATGGCAGCATGGGGCTCACGAGCAAGCTTTGCTTAACCATGTCGGGCAAAAAGGGATCCATACTATTGGCGATAACATCCAAGTCGTTATTAAGCCAGATACGGAAGCGCGATTGGTTACCACAGTTAACGCGCAAGATAGAAGACTCACCTTATATTCTCTCTTGCCGGCAAAAAACAGCGGATTAGACGCCGTTTCTGAAAGTTATGATATCAAGACTCTTGAAAATGATGGCATTAATAAGATTATTGTTGGCCCCGATGCTCACGTTAAATTCCGTGGAACAAAATCAGGTTCACAAAAACCAATGATATTCTTTACTGAGCAAACGCAAGAAAAGAAATAATCGTTACTAGTTTTGTTTAATAGGGATATCGCGCTCGATATCCCTATTTTTTTTCATCTGACTTATTTAAAAACTGTTCCATATTTTTAAGCAATTCTTTTGCATTTGGATACGTGAGTTTTTCCACAGCTTCCTTATACGGCAGCCATTCGTAGCCAACATGCTCGTGCGACAACGTAACTTTTTTTGTGTTCACTTTTCCTATAAAAAAATACACGGTTTTAAGAATTAACTCGCCCGTTTTTGAATTTTTAAAGAAATACTCAAACGATTCTTCAAATCCATCAACCAACGTTGCAGTCAACCCAGCTTCTTCTTGAAGTTCTCGCATTGCCGCTGTAATTTTATCTTCGCCTTTCTCAATGTGCCCTTTAGGAAAATCCCAGTGGCCCGACGCGTAATGAAGTAATAGATAGGTACGCACTCCCGCTCGCTCATAATAAACAACGACACCCGCAGAAAATTCGCGATTCATACTTTATTACTCCAAAAAATAGAGCGATATGCCAAAATAGCGGCGCGTTCTAAAGAGCGCAAGAAAAAAAGCTACCGCAAGCGGGCAGAACCATGCCCAAAACATCAATGTAGTAAGAAGCGTTGGTGCCCACGAACCCAGAGAGTTTATGAGTGAAACTGCTGCATAATAAATCACCGCAAATGCCGCTCCCAACAAAGTACATTGCGTTACGCTTTTGAGAGCAAATGATGCAAATCTTTTTGTATACAACACAATACCAAAAAAATACTGCAGCCCTAACGTGAAGAGCACTGTTTGCAACGCACTGACGATTACGGTGGTGAGTGCAATGCCCGCTGCACCAAAAAGCGGCATCAAAATATAATAACTGAGCACTACATCAATGAGTAAAACTGCGACAGAAATATACAGCGGAATGCGCGTTTCATGCAATGCATAATATAAATTCAATAAAATATGATTGAGCGAAAAGAAAAAAAGCCCTGTGACGAAAATAATCAAAATAGTGCTCGCTTCCTGTACATGGACCATCGTGAATTTTTTTGAAAGGAAAAGCGTTAAGAAAAGTTTTTCTGAAATAAACGCAAAAATAAGTGAAACAGGAACCATCACCCAAAAAATAAGCTTTGCCGCTTCAAAAAGAAAAAAGCTCAAACGCGAGCGCGCATACGTGCCCACCCGGGCAAAATAAGGAAATAAAACGGTTGAAAACGCGCGAGAAAAAACGCCGAGCGGAATTCCCATAAATCGATTCGCATAATAAACGAGCGAAATCGATCCTGCAGGCAAAAAGGATGCAATGCTGGTTGAAACAACGAGCAATAATTCCATAACGCTCATTGAAAGAAGGCAGGGCAAAAATTTTCTGAGCACTTGCCGAATGGAAACCCAAGTTTTTTCCGTTATTGGCGCAAAACTAAAACCAACTCTAAAATAGGCGATTAAATGCCAAAGCATATGTGCTAAGCCGCTGAATAAAATAAAGCCACACAACACCTTTATTGGCCAATTAAAAATCATGCATAATAAAATGCCGCCAATAAAAATAACATTAATAAGCACCTGAGCAAACGCGGGCACGAAAAAATCGTTCACCGATTGCAATGCACTTGCAAGCAGCGCGCTGGTTGATAAGAAAAGAATAAATCCAATGAGCAGCCGCAGGAAAGAAACAGCGTACGCTACTTGTGCTCCTGCTTGCCCCTGCGCTAGAAAGGCGACGCATGCGCCGATAGTTTTATCAAGCACCGGAATACCAAAAACCACAAATTCGCGCTGCTGAGGAATGCAATACCAACCTGGCGCAATAAAACGAATCACTGCTTCCGCTTTCCAGAAAATCAGAACGCATAGAACTAATAAGATTCCTTCAAAAATAAGTAATGATAGCGTCATTAAACTGCTGACTGCTTGCTTATCATCTTTTTTGCCTAACGAAACAAACGTGGGCACCAGCGCCGCACTTAATGCGCCTTCAGCAAAAACTTTTCTCATAGAATTAGGAATTTTAAATGCGGTGATGAAAGCATCGGCAATCACGCCGACGCCCAAAAGATTTGCCATGAGTACTTCGCGCACCATGCCCAAAAGACGACTGATCATGGTTGAGCTTGCAACTTGAACCGTTTTTTGACGAATCGCTTGTCTATTCACGATGATAAATCCTTTCTTTTTCCCCCAGAAAACCTTGGTTTTGAAGCCGCGGGTGAATGAGAAAAATATTTTCCGGGGTCCCCACTGGGGTTAATTAATGTTGTTCATTCGTTATTTCGATGATTGTATCCATTTTTGATAAAATAGCATGATCATGGGTACTTAAAATGAGTCCCACTTGAAAATCTTTTTGGTATTCAAGTAACAGATTAATAATTTCCTCGCCGGTTTTAGCATCAAGTGCGCTCGTCGGTTCATCTGCGAGTAAAAAATCTGGCTGTGTAATTAATGCGCGTGCAAGCGCCACCCTTTGCTGCTGCCCGCCTGAAAGCACTGGTGGAAATGAATGCGCATATTCTTGCAAACCCATCTGCGCAAGAAGAAGCATCGCTTTTTTTATAGCCTCGCTTTGAGAATAACCGGCAATGATACCTTTAATAGCAATATTTTCTAATGCCGAGAGTTCATAAATTAAATGGGGGGATTGAAAAACGATGCCAATATTTTTTTGCCGTGCTAAATCACCAAGCGAAGCGGGAATCTGCGATCCATTATCAAATTCGTAGATAATAGAACCGGCTGTTGCTTGTTCAAGCCCTGCTGCAAGATGCATAAACGTAGATTTGCCGGCGCCAGATCGCCCTACAACTCCATAGCATCTATTTTTTTCAAAACAAACTGTTATTGGATTGAGTGTAAAACGATTCAGTCCCGAAAACGATTTACTAACGGCTTGAAAAATAAGGGTTTTTAAGCGCATGTTGCTACAATCATTCTATTGGGAAACAGCCGCTTGTTTAAATGCCCTTGGGCAACTCTCACGCAATTATTGTTTTCAATTGTGTTCATACTCTACAATGAAGATAAAAGGGATACGGACAACACCAATATTACAAGCGGTATTTGCGCTGAATGAGTATACGGTGTTTTGGGTAAAATACAAATAAGGGGGAGTGAGTGTAATGAAAACATTGTCATCTAAAAATATTAAAGAAACCATTCCTGATATACTCCCAGTCATCCCCACAATGGACGTCGTTGTTTTTCCGCACATGATCGTTCCATTGTTGGTGCTTGATGAACGGATTATTAAAGGTGTACAAGAAGCTGTTGAAGGTTCAAAGCTTGTTATGCTTTTAGCTTCAAAAAAACAAATTGATAACCACGAAACCGCTATAGGAACCCAAGATCTTTTCTGCATCGGTACCGTCGCTTCAATTATGCGTCTCGTTAAAATTCCTGAAGGCGGCATTAAAGTTTTAGTTCAGGGTCTGCACAAGGCAACTGCAAGTGAAATAATAACCGATAATTCTATTTTATCGGCACGCGTTCAAGTTTT
It encodes the following:
- a CDS encoding YifB family Mg chelatase-like AAA ATPase, whose amino-acid sequence is MHAKIFSATTIGIEAHLVEVEVDLSYGMLQFFIVGLPDTAIKESRQRIATAIKNSGIRLPERKITVNLAPADLKKEGTLFDLPIAIGILAAAQLIKIESAFLHETLIIGELSLDGTIRSIKGALPIAFDAQILGKKRLVVPKENAHEAALINGVEVIGVSNLVEIISFLRGELSIPPTKTSYIPKNIISADLDFGQVKGQHQAKRALQICAAGRHNILFIGPPGSGKTMLAKRLPSIMPPLSFQEILETTKVYSVSGKLQKQLITERPFRNPHHTISQAGLVGGGSFPQPGEISLTHNGILFLDELTEFKRTTLEVLRQPLENKSVCISRANQSVTFPASFLLIAALNPCPCGFLGDAKRNCHCSRTAIEHYLAKLSGPLLDRIDLQINVPSLDYDTLKKTDAPALTSAELFAGVQNALDAQAKRFGNQHEFNSNMNSQQIDAFCVLTPDAEHLIKQAFEKLHLSMRGYHKILKVARTIADIENSLIIEMPHIREAIFYRSLDATLEKMRS
- a CDS encoding 4'-phosphopantetheinyl transferase superfamily protein; translation: MILGLGIDSAEIERFIHWHRFTEQQLLKFFSQHEIDYCKAIPAKSAERFAARFAAKEALFKALSNLIPEKPLLLLAVAKKSEIYQGIHGAPIIRIDWPFFISTFFPQLKTAPVAHISITHTRTIATVCIILESK
- a CDS encoding NUDIX domain-containing protein gives rise to the protein MNREFSAGVVVYYERAGVRTYLLLHYASGHWDFPKGHIEKGEDKITAAMRELQEEAGLTATLVDGFEESFEYFFKNSKTGELILKTVYFFIGKVNTKKVTLSHEHVGYEWLPYKEAVEKLTYPNAKELLKNMEQFLNKSDEKK
- a CDS encoding murein biosynthesis integral membrane protein MurJ, with product MNRQAIRQKTVQVASSTMISRLLGMVREVLMANLLGVGVIADAFITAFKIPNSMRKVFAEGALSAALVPTFVSLGKKDDKQAVSSLMTLSLLIFEGILLVLCVLIFWKAEAVIRFIAPGWYCIPQQREFVVFGIPVLDKTIGACVAFLAQGQAGAQVAYAVSFLRLLIGFILFLSTSALLASALQSVNDFFVPAFAQVLINVIFIGGILLCMIFNWPIKVLCGFILFSGLAHMLWHLIAYFRVGFSFAPITEKTWVSIRQVLRKFLPCLLSMSVMELLLVVSTSIASFLPAGSISLVYYANRFMGIPLGVFSRAFSTVLFPYFARVGTYARSRLSFFLFEAAKLIFWVMVPVSLIFAFISEKLFLTLFLSKKFTMVHVQEASTILIIFVTGLFFFSLNHILLNLYYALHETRIPLYISVAVLLIDVVLSYYILMPLFGAAGIALTTVIVSALQTVLFTLGLQYFFGIVLYTKRFASFALKSVTQCTLLGAAFAVIYYAAVSLINSLGSWAPTLLTTLMFWAWFCPLAVAFFLALFRTRRYFGISLYFLE
- a CDS encoding ATP-binding cassette domain-containing protein codes for the protein MRLKTLIFQAVSKSFSGLNRFTLNPITVCFEKNRCYGVVGRSGAGKSTFMHLAAGLEQATAGSIIYEFDNGSQIPASLGDLARQKNIGIVFQSPHLIYELSALENIAIKGIIAGYSQSEAIKKAMLLLAQMGLQEYAHSFPPVLSGGQQQRVALARALITQPDFLLADEPTSALDAKTGEEIINLLLEYQKDFQVGLILSTHDHAILSKMDTIIEITNEQH